A region of Schistosoma mansoni, WGS project CABG00000000 data, supercontig 0203, strain Puerto Rico, whole genome shotgun sequence DNA encodes the following proteins:
- a CDS encoding DEAD box ATP-dependent RNA helicase, putative, with protein sequence MNRVILSQHKITLHSSRHTLTKISRSYQFGGNSKNSGFSQPPGYIPPHIWMKLRPGREELKTSIFGVDEKKPTVDEKSYLSYASHASLSGFPVKENFSYEIVNNINEIPKVDQKLLNNLQAMGLFELTPVQKHAIGILSLDEYEKVDVKIDESNQSTDDNPPYERVTGKFDLMAAAQTGSGKTLAYLIPTFNRLLRVYPFEAMQSLLISRTLRQYPSSVILVPTLMQTFVRPVGVFGGERPERQMFELNKGCHFIVATPGRLLDFLKRDCISLKFCRSLILDEADRMLDMGFEEQIRQILESPKFQMPPPTGNCRQTALFSATYPREVTLLAKDFLRGPNCISLTLSSAESNTGTIVPTWGKAIRNKKEDEFDRLTRIIPKEINQQFQVVVGNPETAVPNHLLQLILEMNSKSLDLCGESVCRVLVFCNTKREVDQIDNYLYSNGVRSTSIHGDKNQYSRAKSLDLFRKGTANVLIASSVAARGIDIPNVFAVINIGLPNELDDYVHRIGRTGRMGKSGEAITLIHETLLKQQPSSRTVSRGICQLFESVGNLDKVPKLLLEYANMEIQEGEEEKYNIRSRNKNIYSKFKPRSFTKGYKNYPKDDSLMRYL encoded by the exons ATGAATAGAGTAATTCTGAGTCAGCATAAAATTACTTTACATTCATCACGTCATACCCTCACTAAAATATCAAGAAGTTATCAGTTTGGTGGAAACTCGAAAAACAGTGGTTTCAGCCAGCCACCAGGTTATATCCCGCCACATATCTGGATGAAATTGAGGCCAGGAAGGGAAGAATTGAAAACATCCATATTCGGTGTTGATGAAAAAAAACCCACAGTGGATGAAAAGAGTTACTTATCATATGCTTCTCATGCCTCCTTATCTGGTTTTCCTGTGAAAGAGAACTTTTCTTATGAAATTGTTAATAAT ATCAATGAAATTCCTAAAGTCGATCAAAAACTACTAAATAATCTCCAAGCTATGGGTTTGTTTGAGTTGACACCCGTTCAAAAACATGCCATTGGGATTTTGTCACTTGATGAATATGAGAAGGTTGATGTTAAAATAGATGAGTCCAATCAAAGTACAGACGATAATCCTCCTTATGAACGTGTCACTGGTAAATTCGATTTAATGGCAGCTGCACAAACGGGTTCGGGTAAAACACTAGCTTATCTTATCCCAACTTTCAATCGTTTACTTAGAGTTTATCCATTTGAAGCGATGCAATCCTTG CTCATCTCTCGTACTTTACGTCAGTATCCCTCATCTGTGATTTTGGTACCCACTC TTATG CAAACCTTCGTTCGGCCAGTAGGTGTATTTGGTGGTGAACGTCCAGAACGACAAATGTTTGAGTTGAATAAGGGATGTCATTTTATAGTTGCAACTCCTGGACGACTTTTGGACTTCTTGAAGCGTGACTGTATATCCTTAAAATTCTGCAG ATCTTTAATACTCGATGAAGCAGACCGAATGCTAGATATGGGTTTTGAGGAGCAAATACGTCAAATTTTAGAGTCACCAAAATTTCAAATGCCTCCACCAACCGGGAACTGTCGTCAAACTGCATTATTCAGTGCAACATATCCACGTGAGGTTACTCTTCTAGCCAAAGATTTTCTACGCGGTCCAAACTGTATTTCTCTTACACTCAGCAGTGCTGAATCTAATACTGGCACCATAGTCCCTACATGGGGAAAAGCAATTCGTAATAAAAAAGAAGATGAATTTGATCGACTTACACGAATAATTCCCAAGGAAATTAATCAACAGTTCCAAGTAGTTGTCGGTAATCCTGAAACCGCTGTACCTAATCATCTCTTACAGTTAATTCTAGAAATGAATTCTAAAA GTTTGGATTTATGTGGAGAAAGTGTTTGTCGAGTTCTTGTATTCTGTAATACAAAAAGGGAAGTTGACCAAATTGATAATTATCTTTATTCCAATGGCGTAAGGTCGACCTCTATTCATGGTGATAAAAATCAGTATTCTCGTGCGAAATCCTTAGATCTATTCCGTAAAGGAACAGCGAATGTTCTCATCGCTTCATCG GTTGCTGCTCGAGGTATTGATATACCCAATGTTTTCGCAGTTATCAATATTGGTCTCCCAAATGAATTAGATGATTATGTTCATCGAATTGGACGAACTGGTCGTATGGGTAAATCTGGTGAGGCTATAACACTTATTCATGAAACTTTGTTAAAGCAACAACCATCAAGCAGAACAGTGTCACGTGGAATTTGCCAGCTTTTTGAATCTGTCGGTAATTTAGATAAAGTTCCAAAATTATTGTTGGAATATGCCAATATGGAAATtcaagaaggagaagaagaaaaaTACAATATTCGTTCGAGAAATAAAAACATCTATTCAAAATTTAAACCGCGTTCATTCACAAAAGGTTATAAAAATTATCCAAAGGATGATAGTTTGATGCGATATTTGTGA
- a CDS encoding ubiquitin-conjugating enzyme E2 j2, putative: MAGTNRSVNCSTALQRLKQDYLRLSKDPVPYVTAEPLPTNLFEWHYVIKGPADSPYKGGYYHGKLVFPRDFPFRPPSIYMITPNGRFACNTRLCLSISDFHPDTWNPAWSVSSILTGLLSFMLENTCTMGSVVTSTSTKKQLARSSGDFNLKSEIFCELFPGIVKEIRENLTAEELRNKLLNSSTPRQSQSDASTNNSGVNGENRNEWRISKLFVLIVFSIFAFLVQLVMRFLEPI, from the exons ATGGCCGGTACCAATCGTTCAGTAAACTGTTCAACTGCACTACAAAGGTTGAAACAAGATTACCTGAGGCTTTCAAAGGACCCAGTTCCCTATGTAACTGCAGAGCCACTCCCAACTAACTTGTTTGAGTGGCATTATGTTATCAAAGGACCTGCTGATTCACCTTATAAAGGAGGTTATTATCATGGGAAACTTGTTTTTCCAAGAGATTTTCCATTTCGACCTCCTTCAATATACATGATAACACCAAACGGTAGATTCGCATGTAATACGAG ACTTTGTCTATCAATAAGTGATTTCCATCCCGACACATGGAATCCTGCATGGTCTGTTTCATCTATACTTACGGGCTTATTGAGTTTTATGTTGGAAAATACGTGTACCATGGGTAGTGTTGTGACTTCAACAAGCACTAAAAAGCAACTAGCTAGAAGCAGTGGCGATTTTAACCTGAAGTCTGAGATTTTCTGTGAATTATTCCCTGGAATCGTTAAA GAGATTCGCGAAAATCTGACAGCCGAAGAACTTCGTAATAAACTTTTGAATTCATCAACTCCACGTCAGTCACAATCTGATGCAAGTACAAATAACTCCGGAGTAAATGGTGAAAACAGAAATGAGTGGCGTATCTCCAAATTATTTGTCCTGATCGTGTTTAGTATATTTGCTTTTCTTGTACAACTTGTCATGAGATTTCTAGAACCTATTTGA
- a CDS encoding ubiquitin-conjugating enzyme E2 j2, putative has translation MAGTNRSVNCSTALQRLKQDYLRLSKDPVPYVTAEPLPTNLFEWHYVIKGPADSPYKGGYYHGKLVFPRDFPFRPPSIYMITPNGRFACNTRLCLSISDFHPDTWNPAWSVSSILTGLLSFMLENTCTMARSSGDFNLKSEIFCELFPGIVKEIRENLTAEELRNKLLNSSTPRQSQSDASTNNSGVNGENRNEWRISKLFVLIVFSIFAFLVQLVMRFLEPI, from the exons ATGGCCGGTACCAATCGTTCAGTAAACTGTTCAACTGCACTACAAAGGTTGAAACAAGATTACCTGAGGCTTTCAAAGGACCCAGTTCCCTATGTAACTGCAGAGCCACTCCCAACTAACTTGTTTGAGTGGCATTATGTTATCAAAGGACCTGCTGATTCACCTTATAAAGGAGGTTATTATCATGGGAAACTTGTTTTTCCAAGAGATTTTCCATTTCGACCTCCTTCAATATACATGATAACACCAAACGGTAGATTCGCATGTAATACGAG ACTTTGTCTATCAATAAGTGATTTCCATCCCGACACATGGAATCCTGCATGGTCTGTTTCATCTATACTTACGGGCTTATTGAGTTTTATGTTGGAAAATACGTGTACCATGG CTAGAAGCAGTGGCGATTTTAACCTGAAGTCTGAGATTTTCTGTGAATTATTCCCTGGAATCGTTAAA GAGATTCGCGAAAATCTGACAGCCGAAGAACTTCGTAATAAACTTTTGAATTCATCAACTCCACGTCAGTCACAATCTGATGCAAGTACAAATAACTCCGGAGTAAATGGTGAAAACAGAAATGAGTGGCGTATCTCCAAATTATTTGTCCTGATCGTGTTTAGTATATTTGCTTTTCTTGTACAACTTGTCATGAGATTTCTAGAACCTATTTGA
- a CDS encoding family A2 unassigned peptidase (A02 family) codes for MTTKSRLPEFDRSDPELWFAQLEHYFTRHNIKSEGIRYRDLCSILPPSVAKEVRDLILDPPSPQPYTILRREIMNRLSLSDSQRIQRLFQGESLGDRSPSQFLRHLQVLMGDNTVGEAVLKQGWIQALPCYVQHCLDAQDPETSLSHLARIADRIMGRGPPTGPGTINHTQKVESAKDPVIEGLIASVKSLTEAVTRMQMGHRNRSRSPQRPRSKSQNRSQMSRQPGQFCWYHWKFGVNSTKCMQPCAWPKHNSKDSGKRVTPPQVATTEEGRLNSLLFYVRDRNSGLNFLVDTGAALSIIPQNKAEISRETSSITLQAANKTKIATFGQKNLTLDLGFRRQFP; via the coding sequence atgactacgaaatcccgacttccagaatttgatcgtagtgatcctgagttgtggtttgctcaactagagcattatttcacgagacacaatatcaaatctgaagggattcgctatagagacttgtgttctatccttcctccttcagtcgccaaagaagtccgtgacttgattttagatccaccatctccacaaccatacaccatcttaagacgagagataatgaaccgtttatcattatcagatagtcaaagaatccaaagactttttcaaggtgaatcactaggtgatcggtcgccgtcacaatTTTtacgtcacctccaagtgttaatgggtgataacacagtgggtgaagcagtcctaaaacaaggatggatacaagctctcccatgctacgtccaacactgtttggatgcacaagatcctgaaacctcattatctcatttagcgcgtatagccgatagaataatggggagaggtcctccaactggaccaggcacaataaatcacacacaaaaagtagaatcagcaaaagaccccgtcatagaaggactcattgcgagtgttaagagtctcactgaggctgtcaccagaatgcaaatgggtcatagaaacaggagcaggtcaccacaacgaccacgatccaagtcacaaaacaggtcacaaatgtccagacaacctgggcagttttgttggtaccactggaagtttggtgtcaactcaaccaagtgcatgcaaccatgcgcctggcctaagcataattctaaagatagcgggaaacgagtaacccctccccaggtcgcgacgactgaggaggggcgcctaaacagtctcttgttttatgttagagacagaaactctggcttgaatttcttggtggatactggcgctgctcttagcatcatccctcaaaataaagctgagattagtcgagaaacatcatcaattacacttcaagctgcaaataaaactaaaattgcgacatttgggcagaaaaacttaaccctagatttggggttcaggaggcaattcccttga